GATCCCCCCTAACCCCCCTTAACAAGGGGGGAATAGGAGATCAAAGTCCCCCTTTTTAAGGGGGATTTAGGGGGATCAGATCTCGGCTTTAATCACGGGTTTTCGGCTTAAATTGACACGCCTTGGAGAAGACCTCGCCCCTACTCCCTTACTCCCCCTTTATGATTCCTTTTCAACTTCAGGCTCCCTTTCAACCCCTGGGCGATCAACCCCAAGCGATCGCTCAACTCATCAATAATATTAGCAACGGACAACCCTTTAGTACCCTATTGGGGGCGACGGGAACCGGGAAAACCTTTACGATCGCCTCGATGATTGAAAAAATTGGTCGTCCCACCTTGGTTTTAGCCCATAACAAAACCTTAGCCGCCCAATTATGCAACGAATTTCGATCATTTTTTCCTGAAAATGCTGTTGAATATTTTATCAGTTATTACGATTATTATCAACCAGAAGCTTATCTTCCCGTTAGCGATACTTATATTGAAAAAACCGCTTCTATTAATGATGAAATTGATATGCTCCGCCATTCCGCAACCCGATCTTTATTTGAACGGCGAGATGTAATTGTTGTCGCTTCAATTAGTTGTATTTACGGGTTAGGAATGCCCGCCGAATATTTAAAAGCTGCCATTCCTTTACAAGTCGGAGAAGAAGTTGATCAACGGGAATTATTACGAGAATTAGTTTCTGTCCAATATACCCGCAATGATGTGGAATTAACACGGGGGAGGTTTCGTCTCAAAGGAGATGTATTAGAAATTGGGCCGGCTTATGAAGATCGAATTATTCGAGTTGAATTTTTTGGCGATGAAATTGAAGCCATTCGTTATGTTGATCCGGTTACGGGGGAAGTTTTGCAAAGTTTAGAAGGATTAAGTATTTATCCGGCTCGACATTTTGTCACCCCAGAAGACCGCTTAGAAATGGCTTGTCATGACATAGAACAGGAATTAAAACAACAAGTTGTTGAATTAGAAAACCAAAGCAAACTATTAGAAGCACAACGGTTATCTCAACGAACTCGCTATGATTTAGAAATGTTACGCGAGGTAGGATATTGTAATGGTGTGGAAAACTATTCTCGCCATTTAGCCGGAAGACAAGCGGGAGAACCCCCAGAATGTTTAATTGATTATTTCCCGAATGATTGGTTATTAGTCGTCGATGAATCTCACGTTACTGTTCCTCAAATTCGGGGAATGTATAATGGCGATCAAGCGCGAAAAAAAGTCTTAATTGATCATGGGTTTCGTTTACCCAGTGCGGCGGATAATCGACCGTTAAAAGCCGAGGAATTTTGGCAAAAAGCTAATCAATGTATTTTTGTATCGGCGACGCCGGGAGATTGGGAAATTGAACAATCTCAGGGTCAAGTTGTGGAACAAATTATCCGTCCGACGGGAGTAATTGATCCTGAAGTATTTGTGCGTCCAACCGAAGGACAGGTGGATGATTTATATGGGGAAATTCAAGACCGAGTTGAAAGAGATGAACGGGTTTTAATCACAACTTTAACGAAACGAATGGCGGAAGATTTAACGGAATATTTACAAGACCGGGGAATAAAAGTCAGATATTTGCATTCGGAAATACAGTCTATTGAACGGATAGAAATTATTCAAGGATTACAAAATCGGGACTTTGATGTGTTAATTGGGGTGAACTTATTACGGGAGGGGTTAGATTTACCCCAGGTGTCCTTAGTGGCGATTTTAGATGCGGATAAAGAAGGGTTTTTGCGATCGCATCGCTCACTCATTC
Above is a window of Planktothrix serta PCC 8927 DNA encoding:
- the uvrB gene encoding excinuclease ABC subunit UvrB is translated as MIPFQLQAPFQPLGDQPQAIAQLINNISNGQPFSTLLGATGTGKTFTIASMIEKIGRPTLVLAHNKTLAAQLCNEFRSFFPENAVEYFISYYDYYQPEAYLPVSDTYIEKTASINDEIDMLRHSATRSLFERRDVIVVASISCIYGLGMPAEYLKAAIPLQVGEEVDQRELLRELVSVQYTRNDVELTRGRFRLKGDVLEIGPAYEDRIIRVEFFGDEIEAIRYVDPVTGEVLQSLEGLSIYPARHFVTPEDRLEMACHDIEQELKQQVVELENQSKLLEAQRLSQRTRYDLEMLREVGYCNGVENYSRHLAGRQAGEPPECLIDYFPNDWLLVVDESHVTVPQIRGMYNGDQARKKVLIDHGFRLPSAADNRPLKAEEFWQKANQCIFVSATPGDWEIEQSQGQVVEQIIRPTGVIDPEVFVRPTEGQVDDLYGEIQDRVERDERVLITTLTKRMAEDLTEYLQDRGIKVRYLHSEIQSIERIEIIQGLQNRDFDVLIGVNLLREGLDLPQVSLVAILDADKEGFLRSHRSLIQTIGRAARNIRGQAILYADNLTQSMIKAIDETNRRREIQQKYNQKHGIIPQQIIKKSSNSILEFLDVSRRLNAQTVEKEIEIFEELPLESIPDLITQLETQMKTAAKQLEFEEAAKLRDRIKQLRDKLIGH